DNA sequence from the Maribacter dokdonensis DSW-8 genome:
TATGTTTTTGGTTTAATTGGTATACTTCTTTTAAGTTTCTTCCTTGCTCGTTGTAATCTAGCCCATATCCTACAATAAAACTATCTGGTATGGCCAGTCCGAAATAATCTATGGCGTACTCCCCTTTGTAAACATCTGGTTTATAAAAAAGACTGGCGATTTTAAACTCTTTTACCTTCGTCTTCGAGAACAAATGCACAAGTTGCTGCAAGGTACGCCCGGTATCAATAATATCCTCTAAAATGATAACACTTCGTCCTTCAATATTATCGGGCACATCTAATAAAGTTTCCACTATACCCGTTGAAGTTAAGCCTTGGTAGGAGCTCAATCTTACAAAAGATACTTCACATGGATGCTCATAAGCCTTTAAAAGGTCAGAAACGAACATAAAAGACCCGTTTAGAACACCAACAAAAATAGGCACCTCATCTTTATAGTCTGCCGCTATTTGATCTGCCACAGATTTAACGGCCTGCAAAATTTCAGACTCGCTTAGAAAAGGTTTGAAAAACTTATCGTGAATTTGTATCAATTTTCATAGATTATCAAGGTTTGCAAAGATAAGGTATTGCCTTGTGTTTTTAATTAGAAAGGAATTGGTTTCTAAGATTTAACCGTATTTTTGTAACACTTAAGGCATTTTATTACTTGCCAAAAGCACAATTATATGAATTATTTTTCTTCAGATTTCAAATTAGGCATTTTAGGAGGTGGTCAACTTGGTAAAATGATGCTTTACGAAACCCGAAAATGGGATGTGTTCACAAAAGTTTTAGATGCATCGGCAGATGCCCCAAGCAGAATGTCATGCAATGAATTTGTACAGGGCAGTCTTTTAGATTTTGATACGGTCTATAATTTTGGAAAAGATGTAGACATACTAACGATAGAAATTGAAAATGTAAATTTAGATGCCTTAGAAAAATTAGAAGATGAAGGTGTAAAGGTATACCCACAGCCTAAGGCTTTGCGTATTATTCAAAATAAAGCAAAACAAAAATTGTTTTATGTGGATAACAATATACCTACCGCAGATTTTCAGCGGTTTGCCTATTTGAGCGAAATTGAGGATAGTGTTGGGAACGGAGGATTAAAATTTCCTTTTGTTTGGAAAGTAGCTCAATTTGGATATGACGGACAAGGTGTTAAAGTAGTTAGAAGTTTAGCCGATATAGAAGGCTTACCTACCGGCGAATGTATTGCAGAAACCATGGTGCCGTTTAAAAACGAATTAGCCGTAATTGTTTCTAGAAATGCGGAAGGAGAAATAAAAACCTACCCTGTGGTAGAAATGGAGTTTCACCCAGAAGCCAACCAAGTGGAATATGTAATTTGCCCTGCACGTATTGATGATAAAGTTGCAGATAAGGCAAGGGCTTTAGCACTTAAAGTAGCCGACAAAATAGGCTTGACAGGATTACTTGCCGTTGAAATGTTCCAAACCGAAGATGATGAAATTTTGGTGAACGAAGTAGCCCCAAGACCTCACAATAGTGGACATTACAGTATTGAAGCAAGTTATACCAATCAATTTGAGCAGCACATAAGAAGCATTCTTGGTCTTCCATTAGGGAATACAGATAGTAAAGTAGCCGGGGTTATGGTAAACTTAGTAGGTGCCGAGGGCCACACGGGTAATGTCGTCTACAAAAATATAAACGAAATTTTAGCTATGGAAGGTGTTATCCCGCATATTTACGGAAAAGCACAAACAAGACCATTTCGTAAAATGGGTCATGTAACCATAGTAAATAGTGATCTCAATAAGGCAAGAGCTATTGCCGAAAAAGTAAAGGAAACAATTCAAGTGATTTCAAAATAGATAACATGAGTAAAGTAGCCGTAGTAATGGGCAGCACAAGTGATATGCCCGTAATGCAAGATGCCATAGATATTTTAAAAGGTTTTGATATAGAGGTAGACGTAGACATTGTATCTGCCCACAGAACACCCGAAAAATTGTTCGATTTTAGTAAAAACGCACATACCAATGGCTATTCGGTAATTATTGCAGGTGCCGGTGGTGCTGCACATTTACCCGGGATGGTAGCATCAATGTCCCCGTTACCCGTTATAGGCGTACCTGTTAAAAGCAGCAATTCTATTGATGGTTGGGACTCTGTACTTTCTATACTTCAAATGCCAAGCGGTGTACCAGTTGCTACCGTAGCATTGAACGGAGCAAAGAATGCAGGAATTTTAGCTGCCCAGATCATTGGCAGCTCAGACAAATGTGTATTGGATAAAATAATTCTTTACAAGGAAGGTTTAAAGCAGAAAGTAATAGATGGCGCTAAAGCTGTAAATGGCAATACTTAAAATATTAGGAATGCACTAGCATCGTTATTAATTAGCCAACATTTCACAAAACAAAACATATGAACAAACCAACCATTGTTTGTATTTCTATAGCTATTTTATTAACGCTCATTCTTTTTATTTATAAACGTAGATTTCACACTAAATACTTAAAACTGTTATTTCGCTTTT
Encoded proteins:
- a CDS encoding 5-(carboxyamino)imidazole ribonucleotide synthase, whose product is MNYFSSDFKLGILGGGQLGKMMLYETRKWDVFTKVLDASADAPSRMSCNEFVQGSLLDFDTVYNFGKDVDILTIEIENVNLDALEKLEDEGVKVYPQPKALRIIQNKAKQKLFYVDNNIPTADFQRFAYLSEIEDSVGNGGLKFPFVWKVAQFGYDGQGVKVVRSLADIEGLPTGECIAETMVPFKNELAVIVSRNAEGEIKTYPVVEMEFHPEANQVEYVICPARIDDKVADKARALALKVADKIGLTGLLAVEMFQTEDDEILVNEVAPRPHNSGHYSIEASYTNQFEQHIRSILGLPLGNTDSKVAGVMVNLVGAEGHTGNVVYKNINEILAMEGVIPHIYGKAQTRPFRKMGHVTIVNSDLNKARAIAEKVKETIQVISK
- the purE gene encoding 5-(carboxyamino)imidazole ribonucleotide mutase → MSKVAVVMGSTSDMPVMQDAIDILKGFDIEVDVDIVSAHRTPEKLFDFSKNAHTNGYSVIIAGAGGAAHLPGMVASMSPLPVIGVPVKSSNSIDGWDSVLSILQMPSGVPVATVALNGAKNAGILAAQIIGSSDKCVLDKIILYKEGLKQKVIDGAKAVNGNT